The following coding sequences are from one Culex quinquefasciatus strain JHB chromosome 1, VPISU_Cqui_1.0_pri_paternal, whole genome shotgun sequence window:
- the LOC119766871 gene encoding uncharacterized protein LOC119766871, whose product MLMYCFCFATSPENEENVMYKKIFRKVANNSKKLDVVKILVEIEVEMSVVVEHSSSCKEVPAENNNYILWNRYRKRNIVEYSTDFPEIFRPIFWKRSTQTSRNKTRSARERLGEIDNWKHRRGKNHEHRSVSNIVQSIS is encoded by the exons ATGTTGATGTATTGCTTTTGTTTTGCTACATCTCCAGAAAACGAGGAAAATGTTATGTATAAAAAGATTTTCCGCAAAGTAGCCAACAATTCGAAGAAACTCGacgttgtgaaaattttagtggaGATCGAGGTGGAGATGTCGGTTGTTGTGGAACATTCTTCATCATGCAAAGAGGTTCCGGCAGAAAACAACAATTACATCCTGTGGAACCGGTACCGAAAGCGGAACATTGTTG AATACTCCACTGACTTCCCGGAAATCTTCCGGCCAATCTTCTGGAAAAGGTCAACTCAAACCAGCAGGAACAAGACGAGAAGTGCGCGGGAACGGCTTGGCGAAATTGACAACTGGAAGCACCGGAGGGGAAAGAACCATGAACATCGAAGTGTGAGCAACATAGTGCAGTCGATTTCgtga